AGGGTTCAATGATGTCACACACGCACATGTCTATATTTAGTTGGGAATGATACCTATTAACAACGAGAATCATGTCCTAATGGATGACCCTAATTGATACCGAGTACACACTGGTTATACTGCATTTTGTTTTAGCAAAACCATTGATAAAGTGAAATCATGGCTGATTGTACAACAACAATGTATCCAAGGTACATTTTATACCGCAACCAAAAATAAGTAATGCTCTCTCTATTACCAACCAGAGCATACATTCCAAATGACAATGATGCAGTCTCCAAAGCATTGTAAATATTCCATTTGACAATTTCTTTATAACAAAAACACCAGCATTCTACTCACTGGATATTGATTCCcaacactcaaacaaaatctaCGAAAACCTAAGAGCAACAATTTCAAATCATATCCGGGCGGCATGAAGTATGTGGGGTTTAAGTATTTAAGTAGATGAAAGATACCAAATTCAAAGCAGCAACTTGACAACAATCACAAATATAACAGGAAGCCAAAAACAAAGTTCAAACACAATTCCATGTGCAGTAAACTGCAATGGCTAATAAAAAGTTAAACCTAGAAAATTAGAGCATGATTATATCCAATCTCAATACATTTCATCTGCTTGCAACCCTTTGCAATGATTATACAATACTAAATATTTACATTAAGATCAGGGACGGCAGAAGTACCTCTCCCAACTCTGTAATACAATCTGATACCAATATTGCGTTTTTGAATAACATAAATTATTATTCAAAATGCAGTCCAAAGAGTGAATGAACATCAGTTCCCAACAGATGAACAATCAagaaacgaaaaagaaaaaaccacaAACCAAAGAGACATTTGGATCCCATAAACTATTCATGACCTTGAGTAATAGCTTATTTATCAACAACAACAGCAGACAGCCTCTAAAATATGCAGGAGGAATGCAGCATTTTGAGAAATTTAAGAACAGCAATTAGGACACCGAATCAAACCATTTTCATTGCACTCGATGCACCTCTTGAGCgtctcttcatcctcatcaaacACCTTCCTGCTCCCACTGCAATTCAAGCAAGGCACGAACCTCGCATCCCCACAACCCCCACACACAGACCCGGGTTTCCGAATGGGAAGCCCTTGCAATATCTTTGCCAATTCTCCTGTCTCAAACAGCTGTTTGATCACCTCAGCACCTCCCACATATTTCCCCCTTATAAAAACCTGCGGCAAGCTCACATTCTTGGCTCCCAAAACGCTCTGCAACTCTTTCCTATAATCCGAATCCATCGAAATATCTCTCTCATCAACCCAAACCCCAAACCCTCTAAATATCATCTTCACAGCATAACAATCCTCATACGTCCTTCGAATCCCACGCAAGCTGGTGAGGTACATTACAATCCTGTCATCCGTACCCGGCAGCCTAATCGACAACACCCGAAAATCCGGCGCCAGAGACTTCGAATTGGCCATCGATTTCGACGGCCTGAGCTTCACCAGGGACTGCGATTCGTCCGAAACGTTTCGTGTGGGGAGCTTGTCCGTTTCGAAGAAGCTGCAGAGCTTCTTCACCTTCCCTTTAAAAGAACTGCTCGCGGAACGCACCGTTTCCATGGAATTGTAGAATTTCTTGAACGACCCTGCGTGATCGAGCGCGTGTTGGGCCTTCTTGGGCTCCGCGTACATGGTCATAGACCGATTGAAGAACAACCCCCGGTTTGGGGAGGAGGTCTTGGACTTGGCCTTTGACGACAAATCAACCCTGTTTTCGAGATCCGCCATCGACCCAGATCAACAATCGCCGCCAATTCCAATACCCTGATCTCGCTGTCTTCGAATTCTGCAGCACCGCCTAGGGTTTGGATTCGAAATTCGATTCAGAAATAGCCGaaatgagagagaaaaaattggAAATGAAAATGAACGGTGGGAGGAGGGGGGAGGATGATCGGACTGAAAAGTGACCGTTGGATTAAGGCGGTGGGATATTTGGGAGTtggtgagagagagaaggaggaggaggaggaggaagatggtgatgaggggaattgaggttgtttttgactttgttttggttttggttttgtttggttGGTGAAGGTGGTTTTTTGTGT
This portion of the Rosa chinensis cultivar Old Blush chromosome 1, RchiOBHm-V2, whole genome shotgun sequence genome encodes:
- the LOC112173583 gene encoding uncharacterized protein At5g39865 yields the protein MADLENRVDLSSKAKSKTSSPNRGLFFNRSMTMYAEPKKAQHALDHAGSFKKFYNSMETVRSASSSFKGKVKKLCSFFETDKLPTRNVSDESQSLVKLRPSKSMANSKSLAPDFRVLSIRLPGTDDRIVMYLTSLRGIRRTYEDCYAVKMIFRGFGVWVDERDISMDSDYRKELQSVLGAKNVSLPQVFIRGKYVGGAEVIKQLFETGELAKILQGLPIRKPGSVCGGCGDARFVPCLNCSGSRKVFDEDEETLKRCIECNENGLIRCPNCCS